A genomic window from Lotus japonicus ecotype B-129 chromosome 1, LjGifu_v1.2 includes:
- the LOC130730815 gene encoding uncharacterized protein LOC130730815, giving the protein MLLCHAWTPPPRDTVKCNSYGSYQEAERRIGGCGVIRDHLGLWVTGCYSGEPEGNAFKAEATTLKEVLELAWNRGLRSVICDVDCADLVATLADAVAVQLHSKFLILNSISQLLAKN; this is encoded by the coding sequence ATGTTGTTGTGTCATGCGTGGACGCCTCCACCACGTGATACTGTCAAGTGTAACTCATATGGCAGCTATCAGGAGGCAGAGAGGCGAATCGGTGGGTGTGGCGTTATTCGCGACCACCTTGGCCTCTGGGTGACTGGCTGCTATTCAGGTGAACCGGAGGGCAATGCGTTCAAGGCGGAAGCTACGACGTTGAAGGAGGTGCTTGAGCTCGCGTGGAATAGAGGCTTGAGGAGTGTAATTTGTGATGTGGATTGTGCTGATTTAGTGGCTACCTTGGCTGATGCTGTAGCTGTGCAGCTGCACTCAAAATTTCTGATTCTGAATTCTATTTCTCAGCTGCTGGCAAAGAATTGA
- the LOC130734243 gene encoding probable trehalose-phosphate phosphatase H gives MTNQNMVTQAGKSCVNNNNTLMELAMSISNSCVLPRATTVPELMAFLGGFLGQQPNKNKKTLEDGKSGGAKANTWIDSMRASSPTRTKSTQPCHQNPWTLYHPSALDMFDQIIYASKGKQIVTFLDYDGTLSPIVADPDKAYMSKKMRATLEDIARHFPTAIVSGRCIDKVYNFVKLGELYYAGSHGMDIKGPSNSRSTKNGNDEGVLLQPANEFLPMISEVYKILVEKTKSVPGAKVENNKFCLSVHFRCVDEKSWVPLAEQVSSVLNKYPKLKLTQGRKVLEIRPSIKWDKGKALEFLLKSLGYADSSKVFPIYIGDDRTDEDAFKVLRNRGQGVGILVSKTPKETDASYTLQDPSEVGKFLRHLVEWKRTSSNFHKL, from the exons ATGACGAACCAGAATATGGTGACTCAAGCTGGGAAATCATGtgtgaacaacaataacacactTATGGAGTTAGCAATGTCGATTTCAAACTCATGTGTTCTCCCTAGAGCAACAACAGTGCCTGAATTAATGGCTTTtcttggtgggtttttggggcAACAACCAAACAAGAATAAGAAAACATTGGAGGATGGAAAATCAGGAGGAGCCAAAGCTAACACATGGATTGATTCCATGAGAGCTTCTTCTCCTACCCGAACCAAATCCACACAACCTTGTCACCAAAATCCTTGGACT CTTTACCATCCTTCGGCGCTGGACATGTTTGATCAGATAATATATGCTTCCAAAGGGAAGCAGATTGTGACCTTTCTTGATTATGATGGAACACTATCACCAATTGTTGCAGATCCAGATAAAGCATACATGAGTAAAAAG ATGAGAGCGACATTGGAGGACATAGCAAGGCATTTCCCCACAGCCATTGTTAGTGGAAGATGCATAGACAAG GTTTATAATTTTGTGAAATTGGGGGAACTATACTATGCTGGAAGCCATGGCATGGACATCAAGGGACCATCAAATAGCCGAAGCACTAAGAAT GGTAATGATGAAGGGGTACTTTTGCAGCCTGCAAATGAGTTCCTGCCCATGATCAGTGAG GTGTACAAGATCTTGGTTGAAAAAACAAAGTCTGTCCCAGGAGCTAAAGTAGAAAATAACAAGTTTTGCTTATCTGTGCATTTTCGCTGCGTTGATGAGAAG AGTTGGGTGCCATTGGCGGAGCAAGTTAGCTCAGTGCTCAATAAATACCCAAAGCTCAAGCTAACACAAGGAAGAAAAGTGTTGGAGATTCGACCAAGCATAAAATGGGACAAGGGCAAGGCTCTTGAATTCTTGCTAAAGTCGCTAG GATACGCAGATTCTAGTAAAGTATTCCCAATCTATATTGGTGATGATCGAACTGATGAAGATGCATTTAAG gtgTTGCGCAATAGGGGCCAAGGGGTTGGGATTcttgtttctaaaactcctaaAGAGACAGACGCATCCTACACTTTGCAAGATCCATCAGAG GTTGGAAAATTTTTGCGGCATTTGGTGGAGTGGAAAAGAACGAGTTCTAACTTCCACAAGTTATAG
- the LOC130730807 gene encoding glutathione S-transferase T3-like → MDPNNPHFNTQNSSNNPFYNQNHNNYEDPNQISYQHPQNPTNYQVPHQLFNQRPQNPNYYQVPHQFSNQRPRNPNYYPDPNQYSYQPPQNIQNFNQSSIVPNSHPSYGSVRYSSQTPQSSGYMPVVPENVPSVDVAEFPEFSTQVNLGGGSADNEVNEITPKSKKAHLPAWNTAQNLVLISGWINCGTNSVVGRNQKGETFWRDIAEYCNEHCSFDPPRDWVACRNRWNYMNTRLGKWIGAYDSAKREHRSGWSEDDVIARAQELYASGKIGQFTLMEEWRVLRDQPRFCSQVGGNSGSRSSGSKRSHDSDASGSNSIGSIPRPMGREAAKKKSKKKIREDADESN, encoded by the exons atggatcccaacaatccccatttcaacacccagaattcttcaaacaacccattttacaaccaaaaccacaacaactatgaagatccaaatcaaatttcttaccaacatcctcaaaatcccaccaattatcaagtcccacatcaattgttcaaccaacgtcctcaaaatccaaactattatcaagtcccccatcaattctccaaccaacgtcctcgaaatccaaactattatccagatccgaatcaatattcgtaccaacctcctcaaaacatacaaaattttaaccagtcatcaattgttccaaactctcatccatcttatggatctgtgagatattcatctcaaacacctcagtctagtggttatatgccagtggttcctgaaaatgttccgagtgttgatgtagcggaatttccggaattttcaacacaagtcaatcttggtggcgggtcagctgataatgaagtcaatgaaatcactcctaagagcaaaaaagcccatttacccgcatggaacactgcacaaaatctagtgctaattagtgggtggattaattgcggaacaaacagtgttgtcggaagaaaccagaaaggagaaacattttggagagatattgctgagtattgtaatgagcattgctcattcgatcctccgcgcgattgggttgcctgccgaaaccgttggaattatatgaacacaagactgggtaaatggattggcgcttatgatagcgctaagcgtgagcatcgaagcggttggtcggaggatgatgttatcgcaagagcgcaggaattatacgcaagtgggaagattggtcaatttactttgatggaagaatggcgcgttctccgtgatcaaccacgtttttgtagtcaggtaggaggaaatagtggctcgagaagtagtggatctaagagatcacacgacagtgatgcaagtggctcaaactctataggatcaattcctcgtccaatgggtagggaggcagctaaaaaaaagagtaaaaagaaaattagagaagatgCTGACGAG tcaaattga